A DNA window from Streptomyces sp. B21-083 contains the following coding sequences:
- a CDS encoding DUF6257 family protein, which translates to MADPKLTFGDKLAIARLEIRGARRAIANIQEQPDIDRGIERIKERARKREERANRKK; encoded by the coding sequence GTGGCTGACCCGAAGCTCACCTTCGGCGACAAGCTCGCCATCGCCCGCCTGGAGATCCGCGGCGCCCGCCGCGCCATCGCCAACATCCAGGAGCAGCCCGACATCGACCGCGGTATCGAGCGCATCAAGGAGCGTGCCCGCAAGCGCGAGGAACGAGCCAACCGCAAGAAGTAG